Proteins from a genomic interval of Shewanella seohaensis:
- a CDS encoding DUF5062 family protein produces MKPHKHEAQLLKLALEIGIGYAKKRGFDDFDKGVSPKDKVECIYRLLVTDNLIQPLAKDKEDGPNMKHKLVLWIIRHLPTDHPLLQ; encoded by the coding sequence ATGAAACCCCACAAGCATGAAGCACAGCTACTCAAACTCGCTTTGGAGATTGGTATCGGCTACGCCAAAAAACGCGGTTTTGATGACTTTGACAAGGGTGTGTCACCCAAGGATAAAGTGGAATGTATTTATCGGCTGTTAGTGACCGATAATTTGATCCAACCCTTAGCCAAAGATAAGGAGGATGGCCCAAATATGAAGCACAAGCTGGTTCTGTGGATCATCCGCCATCTGCCGACTGATCACCCGTTATTGCAATAA
- a CDS encoding VOC family protein: MSTITTEAAVFSYATLEQTWPEFEAKILTFLGKLGLANKSLHCDHVALRVNSIAAADALKQAFSARGRIISDNQINGRTILIIELDKPLKLGSFNIDCVELPYPGDTLYPQEGWEHIELVLPSTAQDCDGLSQELAQLSPSLVPLLQGQAASLTAAPIKVKFSSPKGDKERLANPTIAFKQADVCIKIHPHSIKAVIASEQD, encoded by the coding sequence ATGTCAACAATCACTACAGAAGCTGCGGTATTCAGCTACGCCACCTTAGAACAGACATGGCCAGAATTTGAGGCGAAGATCCTCACGTTTCTTGGCAAATTAGGCTTAGCGAATAAGTCGCTGCATTGCGATCATGTCGCCCTGAGAGTGAACAGTATAGCTGCTGCCGATGCGCTCAAGCAGGCCTTTAGCGCACGCGGGCGGATCATCTCGGATAATCAAATTAATGGCCGTACGATCCTTATCATCGAACTGGATAAGCCCCTAAAATTAGGCAGCTTTAACATCGATTGCGTCGAGCTACCCTATCCCGGTGATACCCTCTATCCACAAGAAGGCTGGGAGCATATCGAACTGGTACTGCCATCGACGGCACAGGACTGCGACGGCCTAAGCCAAGAGCTGGCTCAGTTGAGCCCATCACTTGTGCCCTTACTCCAAGGGCAAGCGGCATCCTTAACCGCAGCGCCGATAAAAGTGAAATTCAGCTCACCCAAGGGTGATAAAGAACGCTTAGCCAACCCCACCATTGCCTTTAAACAAGCCGATGTCTGTATCAAAATCCATCCGCACAGCATTAAAGCAGTTATCGCCAGCGAACAGGACTAA
- a CDS encoding L,D-transpeptidase family protein, protein MRVPLLTKTITVAMTVAALISPQVLASSGIGKVDLVVITKSESNMALLRDGKILKQYRIAMGDLPTGHKLTEGDQRTPQGRYILDYKKSDSAYYKSIHISYPNEEDKLRAKALGIRPGGMIMIHGQNPRSPLSPEQAQQYNWTDGCIAITNAEMDEVWKAVDEGTPIEIWP, encoded by the coding sequence ATGCGCGTACCCCTACTCACTAAAACAATTACTGTGGCCATGACTGTCGCCGCACTGATTTCACCCCAAGTGCTCGCCTCATCGGGTATAGGTAAAGTCGATTTAGTGGTGATCACTAAGTCTGAGTCCAATATGGCGCTGTTAAGGGACGGCAAAATCCTCAAGCAATACCGTATTGCCATGGGTGACTTGCCGACGGGCCACAAGTTAACTGAAGGCGACCAACGTACGCCGCAGGGCCGTTATATTCTGGACTATAAAAAATCCGATAGCGCCTATTACAAATCGATCCATATTTCTTATCCCAATGAAGAAGATAAGTTAAGAGCCAAGGCGCTGGGGATCCGTCCGGGCGGCATGATCATGATCCACGGCCAGAACCCACGTTCACCTCTCTCGCCCGAGCAGGCACAGCAATACAACTGGACCGACGGTTGTATCGCCATTACCAACGCCGAGATGGATGAAGTGTGGAAAGCCGTTGATGAAGGCACGCCCATCGAGATTTGGCCCTAA